The Cervus canadensis isolate Bull #8, Minnesota chromosome 5, ASM1932006v1, whole genome shotgun sequence genome contains the following window.
agtatgtcttttttttttttttcatagtgaaaACTTATATTTGGAATTAGCCAGCTGGACTCAGTTTAGATGATCCCAATTTTGTTGGCAACATCCAAAGCATCATAGTCAGGAGCCAGTCAAACATAtgccttcttctctccatcaGGCCTGATCAGAGTATTGACCTTAGCCACGTCAATGTCATAGAGCTTCTTCACAGCCTGTTTAATTTGGTGCTTGTTGGCCTTGACATCCACAATGAATACCAGTGTGTTgttgtcttctattttcttcatggCTGACTCAGTGGTGAGGGGGAATTTGATGATGGCATAGTGGTCAAGTTTGTTTCTCCTGGGGGCGCTCTTCCAAGGATATTTGGGCTGCCTCCTGAGCCGCAGTGTTTTGGGCCGCCGGAAGGTGGGTGACGTCcggatcttctttttcttgtggctgTGGACACCTTTCAACACTGCTTTCTTGGCCTTCAAAGCCTTTGCTTTGGCTTCAGCTTtaggaggggcaggggcttcctTCTTCGCCTTCGGCGCCATCTTCATGAAAAGCGGAAAGTATGTCTTACTGGAAATAACAGGTAAGAGAAATGTCTCTAAACTCTCCAAGCTTGATGGTGCATTGGATTtgattggggtgggggaagaggggagagTGGAAGAGGAGTAAATGAGAGAacttctgtgtttgtttgttttaattttattaatttctgttttccctGATAGAAAGGAGAAGTGGGCCCTTTTGCAAATGTTTGTCCTGCTGTTGGGCAAataggaggagggcagggaacttctcttgtatttccttctTCTCAGTTGCCTTTAgatcaaaataatccttatgtcaaagtggcatattttggggtggtaCAGTCCAGTCTCTTGTAAATGCTTGGACAGCATAGAAGAGGGTGGAATTAGAAGCCAATTTGCAGTAGGTTAAGGGCTAAATGGGAAGTGAGCATTTGCTGTGGGCATAGTGAGAGGCTGCGAAGACGTGGATGAGGCGTGAAAGAGTGACTTTAACCCTAATCATAAAAGAAACCTAAGAGTGGTTATAGGCTAAAGAGAAGTAGCCATTAATGAAGGGAACGAGGAAAGATGAGGATACCCTCAAATTAAGCCCAGCTTCAAAGAACAAAGAAGGAATTACAATGGATAAAGGGATTTGGTCAGGAGAAAGACAagcttcatctatttgccatggagatTTTCCCCACACACCTGGCAGT
Protein-coding sequences here:
- the LOC122442655 gene encoding 60S ribosomal protein L23a-like — encoded protein: MKMAPKAKKEAPAPPKAEAKAKALKAKKAVLKGVHSHKKKKIRTSPTFRRPKTLRLRRQPKYPWKSAPRRNKLDHYAIIKFPLTTESAMKKIEDNNTLVFIVDVKANKHQIKQAVKKLYDIDVAKVNTLIRPDGEKKAYV